A section of the Sphaerobacter thermophilus DSM 20745 genome encodes:
- a CDS encoding CaiB/BaiF CoA transferase family protein — protein MRVLDLSRILSGPYCTMVLADFGAEVIKVERPGAGDDTRHWGPPFVGGESGYFLSINRNKKSITVDMSTPEGREIIYRLARTADVAIENFRPGTADRLGIGYERLRQENPSIIYCSISGFGQTGPYRDRPGYDALAQAMSGMMAITGEPDGPPMKHGMSIADIGAGMWAVFAIAAALYHRERTGEGQAIDVSLLDAQLSWLTYAAGNYFASGKNPGRYGSAHPNIVPYQPFATADGYIMLAVGNDRLWQQFCQAAGRPELADQPGFRTNAERVTNRADVVATVGAIMAQRTTAEWMELLERAGVPAGPINTVEQILHDPHVLAREMVVTLQHPTAGEVKTVGIPAKLSDTPGTVRSAPPLLGQHTDEVLAELGYDAAAIADLRERGIV, from the coding sequence GTGAGAGTCCTGGACCTTTCACGCATCCTCAGCGGACCCTACTGCACCATGGTGCTCGCCGACTTCGGCGCGGAGGTCATCAAGGTCGAGCGCCCCGGCGCCGGCGATGACACGCGACACTGGGGACCACCCTTCGTCGGGGGCGAAAGCGGCTACTTCCTCAGCATCAACCGCAACAAGAAGAGCATCACCGTCGACATGAGCACGCCGGAGGGGCGAGAGATCATCTACCGCCTCGCCCGCACCGCCGACGTGGCCATCGAGAACTTTCGGCCGGGCACGGCCGATCGCCTGGGCATCGGCTACGAGCGGCTGCGCCAGGAGAACCCCAGCATCATCTACTGCTCCATCTCCGGCTTCGGTCAGACCGGCCCCTACCGGGACCGGCCCGGCTACGATGCCCTGGCGCAGGCCATGAGCGGCATGATGGCGATCACCGGAGAGCCGGACGGCCCGCCGATGAAGCACGGGATGTCGATCGCTGACATCGGCGCCGGCATGTGGGCGGTCTTCGCGATCGCTGCGGCGCTTTACCACCGCGAGCGAACGGGAGAAGGCCAGGCCATCGACGTCTCGCTGCTCGACGCGCAGCTCTCCTGGCTGACCTACGCGGCCGGCAACTACTTCGCCTCCGGGAAAAACCCCGGTCGCTACGGCTCCGCCCATCCCAACATCGTCCCCTACCAGCCGTTCGCCACGGCCGACGGCTACATCATGCTGGCGGTCGGCAACGACCGGCTCTGGCAGCAGTTCTGCCAGGCGGCTGGCCGGCCTGAGCTTGCGGACCAGCCCGGTTTCCGGACGAACGCCGAGCGCGTGACGAATCGCGCGGACGTCGTCGCCACCGTCGGCGCGATCATGGCGCAGCGAACGACCGCGGAGTGGATGGAGCTGCTGGAGCGCGCCGGGGTGCCAGCCGGGCCGATCAACACCGTCGAGCAGATCCTGCATGACCCACACGTGCTCGCCCGAGAGATGGTCGTCACCCTCCAGCATCCGACCGCCGGTGAGGTCAAGACCGTGGGGATCCCGGCCAAGCTGTCGGACACGCCCGGAACGGTTCGCTCGGCGCCGCCGCTGCTCGGCCAGCACACGGACGAGGTCCTCGCGGAACTCGGCTACGACGCCGCCGCGATTGCCGACCTGCGCGAGCGCGGCATTGTCTAG
- a CDS encoding enoyl-CoA hydratase/isomerase family protein: protein MTTDPANEILFEVDGPVATITFNRPEAMNAMTWNMYDRLIEYCDMIDEDDRIRVVHLKGAGDRAFVAGTDISQFRTFDDPEDAIQYEVQTDEVGNRLERVRKPVIAVLRGYCVGGGAGLALAADFRYATPDLRFGIPIARTIGNCLSMRSYSRLVSYVGPIKAKEMLMLARLLNAEEALQLGVVTEVVPAEQLETRVAEVTERLLSLAPRTLSATKEGIRRIVEQQALDTHEGEDLIISCYMSEDFRNAVQAFVERRKPVWTGR, encoded by the coding sequence ATGACGACCGACCCCGCAAACGAGATCCTGTTCGAGGTGGATGGCCCGGTCGCCACCATCACGTTCAACCGGCCCGAGGCCATGAACGCGATGACGTGGAACATGTACGACCGGCTGATCGAGTACTGCGACATGATCGACGAGGACGACCGTATCCGCGTCGTCCACCTCAAGGGCGCGGGCGACCGCGCCTTCGTCGCGGGCACCGATATCAGCCAGTTCCGCACCTTCGACGACCCGGAGGACGCCATTCAGTACGAAGTCCAGACCGACGAAGTCGGGAACCGGCTGGAGCGGGTCCGCAAGCCCGTCATTGCAGTGCTGCGCGGCTACTGTGTCGGCGGGGGCGCGGGGCTGGCGTTGGCTGCCGACTTCCGCTACGCCACGCCGGACCTGCGTTTCGGCATTCCGATCGCGCGCACCATCGGCAACTGCCTCTCGATGCGAAGCTACAGCCGGCTCGTGTCGTACGTCGGGCCGATCAAGGCCAAAGAGATGCTCATGCTTGCCCGGCTGCTGAACGCGGAGGAGGCGCTGCAGCTCGGCGTCGTGACCGAGGTGGTCCCGGCCGAGCAGTTGGAGACCCGAGTGGCCGAGGTGACCGAGCGGCTGCTCTCGCTCGCCCCCCGGACGCTGAGCGCGACCAAAGAGGGCATCCGCCGCATCGTCGAGCAGCAGGCGCTCGACACCCACGAAGGCGAAGACCTGATTATCTCGTGCTACATGAGCGAGGATTTCCGCAACGCAGTCCAGGCGTTCGTCGAGCGGCGCAAACCGGTCTGGACTGGGCGGTAG
- a CDS encoding gamma carbonic anhydrase family protein: MPVRPFRGKHPEIDPSAYVADGAQIIGDVALGPHASIWFNAVLRGDADRIEIGAGSNIQDGVIVHADPGFPCRVGRDVVVGHGAILHGCEIGDECLIGMGAIILNGARLGPGCVVAAGALVPEGKEFPPRSLLMGVPATVKRSVSDEDLAATRAGAAHYRERATLYRAESGDTEGRG; encoded by the coding sequence ATGCCCGTTCGCCCCTTCCGCGGTAAGCACCCCGAGATCGATCCCAGTGCCTACGTTGCCGACGGCGCCCAGATCATCGGTGATGTCGCACTCGGCCCGCACGCGAGCATCTGGTTCAACGCGGTGCTCCGCGGCGACGCCGACCGGATCGAGATCGGGGCCGGGAGCAACATCCAGGACGGTGTGATCGTCCATGCCGACCCTGGCTTCCCCTGCCGGGTGGGGCGCGACGTGGTGGTCGGCCACGGTGCGATCCTCCACGGCTGCGAGATCGGTGACGAGTGCCTGATCGGGATGGGGGCGATCATCCTCAACGGCGCCCGGCTCGGGCCCGGCTGCGTCGTCGCGGCCGGAGCGCTGGTGCCGGAGGGGAAGGAGTTCCCGCCCCGCTCGCTACTGATGGGCGTACCGGCGACGGTCAAGCGCAGCGTCAGCGACGAGGACCTGGCCGCCACCCGAGCCGGTGCCGCCCACTATCGGGAACGCGCCACCCTCTACCGGGCGGAGTCGGGGGACACCGAGGGCCGGGGATGA